DNA sequence from the Streptomyces sp. NBC_01264 genome:
ATGTAGCGCTGGGCGACCAGGAACATGACGACCAGGGGGACGATCGTCACGACGGCCCCGGCGAACAGGCCGGGCAGGTTGATGGTCTGCGAGGTGAGGAACGTCGACAAGGCGATCTGGGCCGTCCAGGCCGACGGGTCCTGTCCGATGACCAGGGGCCACAGGAAGGAGTTCCAGCTGTCGATGAAGGCCAGTGCGCCGAGCGAGGCGAGCATCGCCCCCGAGTTGGGCAGGGCGATCCGGCGGTAGAGGCCGAACCAGCCGAGCCCGTCCAGCCGCCCGGCCTCTTCGATCTCGGCCGGGAACTGGAGGTAGAAGTTGCGGAACAGCAGGACGGCGAAGGGGTTGAACAGCCCGGGCGCGATGATGCCCCACAGCGTGTTCACCCCGCCCAGGGAGCCCACCACGACGAAGGTCGGTACGAAGGTCACCGAGCCGGGAATCATCAGGGTGGCGACCACCAGGG
Encoded proteins:
- a CDS encoding carbohydrate ABC transporter permease — protein: MRTAARLPGALRLGARGLLVGLLTTAFLTPFYLMLRGSLMDARGITSPDWTWWPSTMHFENFTALFDDPTLSMGRALGNSTVIALITAPVSTLLASAAGYAFARIPVRGRGVLLALVVATLMIPGSVTFVPTFVVVGSLGGVNTLWGIIAPGLFNPFAVLLFRNFYLQFPAEIEEAGRLDGLGWFGLYRRIALPNSGAMLASLGALAFIDSWNSFLWPLVIGQDPSAWTAQIALSTFLTSQTINLPGLFAGAVVTIVPLVVMFLVAQRYIVAGIATSGLKG